From the genome of candidate division KSB1 bacterium:
GTTTTCATCCTTTTGTTCAGTTTGTAGACTCCTTTTCTCAGTACTTTTTTTTGATAAGGCTTTCGTATTGGCACTACTGGGCTTTGTCTGTTTGCTTTCTTCGGAATCTTGTGACGTAGGTACATCCTCTCTATTTGGTTCTTCAGTCAGAACCTGGAAATTCACAGCAGCTTCGGTGGAATCAAATCCTTCAGTCGTACTTTTTTGTTCGACTTCAAGAATAGGGATCAATTGTTCGGGAACATCGATCTGAGTTTCATAAATGATTTGCGTAGTAAACACAACGAATACAAGTACAGCAGCAACCTTGGTGATGAGTCCCCAATCAGGAACGGATTTTTTGGATTCTAAAATCTCAGTTTGACGTCGGATTTCAGATTTTAGTTCTTCCCGGCCAATATTTTGGATGCCTGCGATAAAATTTCTCTCACCCTGTAATCTTTTTTGACAATCTTTACAATCTTGTAAATGCTGTTCAAATTTGATTTTATCCACATCACTCAAGTAATTCAACAAATATTTTTCATGTATTTCATTTTGGAGAATAAAATTGCAATCCATCACATTCTCCTTTCGGCTTCCGTCGTTTGTCTTAAAATTAATTCTAATGCTTTTTTACACTGGTATTTTTTTGATTTGGTAACATTGCTGTTTGCAAATTTCATGATCCTTGTGATCTCCTCCAAATTTCTTTTCTCAAAATAGAAGTAGAACAATAGCTGTTTACAGACAGGGTCAATCGCTTCAAGTGCTTTTCGAACCCATTGCTTTTTTTCTTCGGTGATTACAATATCGAGTTGTGAATCTTGTCCATCATTTACGTCTTCCGATATCTCAGTATTAGTGAATTTATTTCGTTTACGAATTTCAGCATACCATTTATTCTTTACGACAGCCAAAAGGTAGGTTCCGATTTTTGATGTTAATTCAAAACTTCCGGAGCAGACCTTCTGCCAAAAAACAATAATGGCTTCTTGCAGCAAATCTTCGGCATCTTGCTCACTACCGCCATGCGATTGTACATAATTTAATATCATTTTCTTATAATGAATAAAGAGCTCGCCCAATACCGTTCGGTCATTGGCCCGTACTCGATTTATAATTTCCTTTTCCGGAAAAAATTTAAAGGATCTCATTTACCTTTTAATCGTTAATGTCATTAATATGCAGAAAGTAAACAGAAAATTAGTTGCGATTATGATTTTAAGTCAAAATAAATTTACAATAAGCAAACATCAAAACAAAATTATATTAAGATGATGCTGATTTAAAAAGAAAACCTATCTGAAAGGAGAAAACCATGAGAACCCTGTTAACCTTTTTTGTGTTTGTATTTTCATTCATCAACCTGTCAGCCCAGGGCAGAATTATTATTCCCCATCCGCCAAGACCCATTTATAAAAATCAAGTTTATTTAAAATATGTAGATGCCCATGTTAAGCTTAATAAAGGAGTCGGGAATATCACACTCGAACAATCCTTTTTTAACAAAGCTAATGTGCAATTAGAGGGTCAATATTTATTTCCGGTACCGCGAGAAGCTCAGTTGTATGACTTCTATTTATATATCAACGGCAAGAAAACTCGCGGCGAACTATTGGATGGCAAAGAAGCCAGGGAGATTTATGAATCGATTATTCGAACAGTCCGCGATCCGGCGTTATTGGAGTATGCAAATAATGGTTTATTCAAAGCCCGGATATTTCCCATCCCACCCAAAAGTGAACGTAAAATAGAATTGTCTTACGCTCAATTACTAGAAAAAGATGCTGACACTTATACCTTTACACTGCCAATCCGGCAAATTGGGCAGGGCAGCATAGATTCTTATCATTTGGAAATCGAACTTGAAACCGAGGCGACCCTCGCCAATATTTATTCTCCGTCCCACGAAATTGATATAACCAGGCAAGGCGACAAAAAAGCAAAAATCAGTTTTGAAGCAAAAAATTTAGAAGCGGATAAAGATTTTGTCCTTTACTATTCACTTTCAGAAAGAGAGATACCTGCTACATTCTTATCTTTCCGACCGCGAACGGATCGTGACGGTTATTTTATGTTATTGGCTTCTCCCCGTTTCGAGGTTAGAAAGAAGAGGCCCGTGGCAAAGGATGTCATTTTCGTGGTTGATGTTTCCGGCAGTATGGCTGGTGAAAAAATCGAGCAGGCCAGGGAAGCGTTGCGATATTGTGTTAATACTTTGAACCGCAACGATCGCTTCGAAATCATCAGTTTTAGTTCTGGGATCGAACAATTTCAAAATGGCTTAAAGAAAGCGGATAGGGACGAGAAGAACAACGCTTCTTATTTTATAGATAATTTATCCGCTTCCGGTGGAACGAATATCAATGAAGCTTTGCAAAAAGCATTAAGCTTGAAAGAGGGTAAAGATAATCGTCCGACCAGTATTGTATTTTTAACCGACGGGTTGCCCACGGAAGGCGAGAAAGATATCAAAAATATTCTGGCCAACCTTATGAAGCAAGATAAGGCCTTCATGAAAATATTCAATTTTGGGGTTGGATATGATGTGAATACTTTCCTGTTGGATAAATTAGCGCGGGATAGCCATGGGAGTGTTAACTATGTGAAACCCGGCGAAAATATCGAAAAGAAAGTATCTTCTTTCTTTGATAAAATATCGAGTCCGGTCCTGACAAATACCGAAATTGATTTTGGTGATTTACGCGTTTATGATATTTATCCTAAAGATTTTCCGGACATTTTTAGGGGTGAACGGATCACTCTTTTTGGCCGTTACCGCACAGATGGTAAATCAAAAGTAGTCTTGACGGGAGAACAAGGTGGGCGGGATCGTTCCTTTAAGTATGATGTGGATTTGCCGCGACGAAATTCGGACAATGAATTTATCGCGAAGTTATGGGCCAACCGCAAGGTTTCTTTTCTGTTGGCTAAGATCCGTTTTGAGGGTGAGAATGAGGAACTGGTTCAAAGCATCAAAGAGCTAGGTAAAGAATTTGGAATTGTCACCCCTTATACTTCCTACCTCGTACGGGAACAGGAGCGTGAATTGGCCCAATTCAGGATTGACTTGGAAAGAGGTAGATCGACTCCTATAGCCTTGCGCATGCAAGCCATGGAGGAGGCCAGGAAAGAAAGTGCGATTATTGATGTAGAAAGTGTGGGTTCAAAGGGTTATTATGATGCGCTGACTTTTGTTGCCCCGGCACCGTCTGCTTCTTCGGGTAAACGCTCGGTGCTTGCTAGTAGGGCTATGCAGAAGATCGCATTAGCGGAAACTGAAACCAACATGATATTGACCATCAAACGAGTATTGGATCGTACCTTCCAACTAAAGAATGGTGTGTGGATTGAGAATGGTTTGGAGGATCAAGAACCGGATAGGATAATCGAGTTTCTGAGTGATGACTATTTTGAATTTAGCAAATCAGGCGAAATTCTGAACCGAATTTTGGCCCTGGGAGAAGAAGTAATGTTTCAATGGAATGGGAAGGTATACCAAATAAAATCGTAAGAATAATCATTAGCCAAGGAGATGCAGAGAGCTCAGAGAATCAACAAGATAAAACTCTTAGCTCTCTGAATCTTTAAGGCAATTGATCCCCAGG
Proteins encoded in this window:
- a CDS encoding sigma-70 family RNA polymerase sigma factor — its product is MRSFKFFPEKEIINRVRANDRTVLGELFIHYKKMILNYVQSHGGSEQDAEDLLQEAIIVFWQKVCSGSFELTSKIGTYLLAVVKNKWYAEIRKRNKFTNTEISEDVNDGQDSQLDIVITEEKKQWVRKALEAIDPVCKQLLFYFYFEKRNLEEITRIMKFANSNVTKSKKYQCKKALELILRQTTEAERRM
- a CDS encoding VWA domain-containing protein; translated protein: MRTLLTFFVFVFSFINLSAQGRIIIPHPPRPIYKNQVYLKYVDAHVKLNKGVGNITLEQSFFNKANVQLEGQYLFPVPREAQLYDFYLYINGKKTRGELLDGKEAREIYESIIRTVRDPALLEYANNGLFKARIFPIPPKSERKIELSYAQLLEKDADTYTFTLPIRQIGQGSIDSYHLEIELETEATLANIYSPSHEIDITRQGDKKAKISFEAKNLEADKDFVLYYSLSEREIPATFLSFRPRTDRDGYFMLLASPRFEVRKKRPVAKDVIFVVDVSGSMAGEKIEQAREALRYCVNTLNRNDRFEIISFSSGIEQFQNGLKKADRDEKNNASYFIDNLSASGGTNINEALQKALSLKEGKDNRPTSIVFLTDGLPTEGEKDIKNILANLMKQDKAFMKIFNFGVGYDVNTFLLDKLARDSHGSVNYVKPGENIEKKVSSFFDKISSPVLTNTEIDFGDLRVYDIYPKDFPDIFRGERITLFGRYRTDGKSKVVLTGEQGGRDRSFKYDVDLPRRNSDNEFIAKLWANRKVSFLLAKIRFEGENEELVQSIKELGKEFGIVTPYTSYLVREQERELAQFRIDLERGRSTPIALRMQAMEEARKESAIIDVESVGSKGYYDALTFVAPAPSASSGKRSVLASRAMQKIALAETETNMILTIKRVLDRTFQLKNGVWIENGLEDQEPDRIIEFLSDDYFEFSKSGEILNRILALGEEVMFQWNGKVYQIKS